The following coding sequences lie in one Lolium perenne isolate Kyuss_39 chromosome 2, Kyuss_2.0, whole genome shotgun sequence genomic window:
- the LOC139835535 gene encoding uncharacterized protein, giving the protein MEDRLSALPDELLLQILMLLPLIQVVQTCVLSRRWGRFWTETEILHVVDREVDGGGVPGRFVRVVDSILSVYGRQPSRAHCNFQISVSREDNVDIARLTSWARSAAELFEGDFLLGVDTQRNEGSGSGSEEDEFSEWSDSDLDQEPEIFELPYFEFARKITITLNASFLFLALPLEAGAFKALTELVLTKLSFVDGGDAALSEVVSSCCPRLVTLVMRFVQGVTALTLRADSLRHLTLSCVHGLRLLDVVAPELGTMAVHRCFVASKRAVLRISAPWLLRFEWADCCPQHTEVGPTDHLNTLLVGEIWPVSQDQGFLAHSNFHMILRHFRRTPAPGTSSPHSSS; this is encoded by the exons ATGGAGGACCGTCTCAGCGCTCTCCCCGACGAACTCCTGCTCCAGATCCTCATGCTCCTCCCGCTGATCCAGGTAGTCCAGACCTGCGTCCTCTCCCGGCGCTGGGGAAGATTCTGGACGGAAACTGAGATCCTGCACGTCGTCGACAGAgaggtcgacggcggcggcgtgcCCGGCCGCTTCGTTCGAGTCGTCGACAGCATCCTCTCCGTCTATGGCAGACAACCCAGCCGCGCCCACTGCAATTTCCAAATCAGCGTCTCCAGGGAGGACAACGTCGACATCGCCCGCCTCACGTCGTGGGCACGCAGCGCCGCCGAGCTCTTCGAGGGCGATTTCCTGCTGGGCGTGGACACGCAGCGGAACGAGGGCTCGGGCTCGGGCTCGGAGGAAGACGAATTCTCAGAGTGGTCAGACTCCGACTTAGATCAGGAGCCGGAGATCTTCGAGCTCCCTTATTTCGAGTTCGCTAGGAAGATCACGATCACGCTGAACGCAAGCTTCCTCTTCCTCGCCCTCCCGCTGGAGGCCGGGGCTTTCAAGGCCCTCACCGAGCTGGTGCTCACGAAGCTCAGCTTTGTCGACGGCGGCGATGCAGCGCTCAGCGAGGTCGTCTCGTCGTGCTGCCCGCGCCTGGTTACGCTGGTCATGCGATTCGTCCAAGGCGTGACGGCGCTGACGCTCCGCGCCGACTCGCTCAGGCACCTGACCCTGTCATGCGTCCACGGGCTGAGGCTACTTGACGTGGTGGCGCCCGAGCTGGGCACCATGGCGGTGCACCGCTGCTTCGTCGCAAGCAAACGCGCTGTGCTGCGGATTTCAGCGCCGTGGCTTCTGAGGTTTGAATGGGCGGACTGCTGCCCGCAGCACACAGAGGTTGGCCCCACCGACCACCTCAACACGCTGCTGGTAGGGGAGATTTGGCCCGTCTCACAGGATCAAGGATTCCTAGCCCATTCCAACTTCCACATGATCCTAAGGCATTTCAGGCGCACCCCAGCTCCTGGAACTTCGTCTCCCCATTCATCCT CTTAG